Proteins co-encoded in one Alcanivorax sp. genomic window:
- a CDS encoding TMEM165/GDT1 family protein: protein MEATLSSFLLVALGEIGDKTQLLSLALILKFRKPWPILAGVVIATLLNHGVSVWFGDWLADAVPMDWMRWILGLSFIALGLWMLIPDGDEEISNEPKYGPFLTALVLFFIAEIGDKTQLATIALAVQFKDQFWPVLGGSTLGMIAANLPVIWLGHQFASEKLETWAHRISALLFVGFGVWALV from the coding sequence ATGGAAGCCACTCTCAGCTCCTTCTTGCTGGTCGCCCTGGGTGAAATCGGTGACAAGACCCAGCTGCTGTCCCTGGCGCTGATTCTCAAGTTCCGCAAGCCCTGGCCCATCCTGGCCGGCGTGGTGATTGCCACCCTGCTCAATCATGGTGTCTCGGTGTGGTTCGGTGACTGGCTGGCCGATGCCGTACCCATGGACTGGATGCGCTGGATTCTGGGCCTCAGCTTTATTGCCCTGGGCCTGTGGATGCTGATTCCGGATGGCGACGAAGAGATCAGCAACGAGCCTAAATATGGCCCCTTCCTGACCGCTCTGGTGCTGTTCTTTATTGCCGAGATCGGCGACAAGACCCAGCTGGCCACCATTGCCCTGGCCGTGCAGTTCAAGGACCAGTTCTGGCCCGTGCTTGGCGGCTCCACCCTGGGCATGATCGCGGCCAACCTGCCGGTCATCTGGCTTGGCCATCAATTCGCCAGCGAAAAGCTGGAAACCTGGGCCCACCGCATCAGCGCCCTGCTGTTTGTGGGCTTTGGGGTCTGGGCACTGGTTTAA
- a CDS encoding SlyX family protein gives MSDDRLIDIETKLVYQEDLIEALNKVVADQQLKIDELEKACRKMVDRLVDLSEAFESAQIEDAPPPHY, from the coding sequence ATGAGCGATGACCGTCTGATTGATATCGAAACCAAGCTAGTCTATCAGGAAGACCTGATCGAGGCCCTCAACAAGGTGGTTGCGGATCAGCAGCTGAAGATTGATGAGCTGGAAAAAGCCTGCCGCAAGATGGTGGACCGGCTGGTGGATCTGTCCGAAGCCTTTGAATCCGCCCAGATCGAAGACGCCCCGCCGCCGCATTATTGA